From Micromonospora echinospora, one genomic window encodes:
- a CDS encoding MFS transporter, translating to MSASTLAPPTRQVRRARAAVAALFLTNGAVFFNVVPRYPQIKADLGLSNAVLGTALAGYSIGALLAGLLAGAAIRRFRSARLAAFGIVVTTVATLAIPAAPNWFALGAVLFVVGALDSIVDVAQNAHGLRVQRRYRRSILNSLHGVWSIGAVLGGLMGSAAAGLDVPLTVHLGISAVTLSLVALVAYRFLLPGPEDAERATEAEDLAAADGHPGAPPAHHRPVRRRLFAGPAVRMLAALSALAACGALVEDAGASWGAIYLSDDLHTGAAVAGLAVVVFQGAMTVGRLAGDRVVDHFGQRAVAQAGAALAAVGMGAALAVPTVGTTLGGFAFAGLGFATLVPAAMHTADELPGLPPGTGLTIVSWLLRAGFLLSPPLVGFVADLTSLRVGLLTVVGAGVVTLVLARVLGRRTA from the coding sequence TTGTCCGCCTCCACCCTGGCCCCGCCGACCCGCCAGGTGCGCCGGGCCCGTGCCGCCGTCGCCGCGCTGTTCCTCACCAACGGCGCCGTGTTCTTCAACGTCGTCCCGCGCTATCCGCAGATCAAGGCCGACCTCGGGCTGAGCAACGCCGTGCTCGGCACCGCCCTGGCCGGCTACTCGATCGGCGCCCTGCTGGCCGGGCTGCTCGCCGGCGCTGCCATCCGCCGCTTCCGCTCCGCCCGGCTGGCGGCGTTCGGAATCGTCGTCACCACCGTCGCGACGCTGGCCATCCCCGCCGCGCCGAACTGGTTCGCGCTCGGCGCCGTGCTGTTCGTCGTCGGTGCCCTCGACTCGATCGTCGACGTGGCGCAGAACGCCCACGGCCTCCGCGTTCAGCGCCGCTACCGGCGTTCGATCCTCAACTCGCTGCACGGAGTGTGGAGCATCGGCGCGGTGCTCGGCGGCCTGATGGGCTCGGCCGCCGCCGGCCTCGACGTTCCGCTCACCGTCCACCTGGGGATCTCGGCCGTGACGCTCAGCCTCGTCGCCCTGGTCGCCTACCGGTTCCTGCTGCCCGGACCGGAGGACGCCGAGCGGGCCACCGAGGCGGAGGACCTCGCCGCCGCCGACGGACACCCCGGCGCGCCGCCCGCACACCATCGCCCGGTCCGGCGGCGCTTGTTCGCCGGCCCCGCCGTACGGATGCTCGCCGCGCTGAGCGCGCTGGCCGCCTGCGGGGCCCTGGTGGAGGACGCCGGCGCGTCCTGGGGTGCCATCTACCTGAGCGACGACCTGCACACCGGGGCCGCCGTCGCCGGCCTGGCGGTCGTGGTGTTCCAGGGGGCCATGACCGTCGGACGCCTGGCGGGCGACCGCGTCGTGGACCACTTCGGCCAGCGCGCCGTCGCCCAGGCCGGCGCGGCGCTCGCCGCCGTCGGCATGGGCGCCGCCCTGGCCGTGCCCACCGTGGGCACCACGCTGGGTGGGTTCGCCTTCGCCGGGCTGGGCTTCGCCACCCTCGTGCCCGCCGCCATGCACACCGCCGACGAGCTGCCCGGCCTGCCCCCGGGCACCGGCCTGACCATCGTGAGCTGGCTGCTGCGCGCCGGTTTCCTGCTCTCCCCGCCGCTGGTCGGCTTCGTCGCCGACCTGACCAGCCTGCGCGTCGGCCTGCTCACCGTCGTCGGGGCCGGCGTCGTCACGCTGGTCCTCGCCCGGGTGCTCGGCCGGAGGACCGCCTGA
- a CDS encoding GNAT family N-acetyltransferase, giving the protein MGSTALRTERLELRPVRDDDIDRILEYRNLPEVTYWLLRTEVEPASLRAAWRRAAANPDDHSVAVTLDGLVIGTVSLDVVDGMGQPGMPPQTEAQLGYIFDPAYHGHGYATEAVTAMVAHAFERLGVRRITAGCFADNLPSVRLLEKVGMRREQHGVGDSWHAVRGWVDGYTYALLAEHARDSRRDGPHHR; this is encoded by the coding sequence ATGGGAAGCACGGCACTACGCACCGAACGCCTGGAACTCCGCCCGGTCCGTGATGACGACATCGACCGGATCCTCGAATACCGCAACCTTCCGGAGGTCACTTACTGGCTACTTCGCACCGAGGTGGAACCTGCGTCCCTTCGGGCGGCGTGGCGGCGCGCGGCGGCGAACCCCGACGACCACAGCGTGGCGGTGACCCTCGACGGCCTGGTGATCGGAACGGTCTCGCTCGACGTGGTCGACGGGATGGGGCAGCCGGGCATGCCACCGCAAACCGAGGCCCAGCTTGGCTACATCTTCGACCCGGCCTACCACGGCCACGGATACGCGACTGAGGCGGTCACCGCGATGGTGGCACACGCCTTCGAACGGCTGGGCGTTCGAAGGATCACCGCCGGATGCTTCGCGGACAACCTCCCCTCGGTGCGGCTCCTCGAAAAAGTCGGCATGCGTCGTGAACAACACGGCGTCGGCGACTCCTGGCACGCCGTGCGGGGCTGGGTGGACGGCTACACCTACGCCCTGCTCGCCGAACATGCGCGGGACTCCCGCCGCGACGGGCCTCACCACCGGTAG
- a CDS encoding DinB family protein translates to MTNLDAKVNLHRYLREAREALLGKLDGLSEYDVRRPLVPTGTNLLGLVKHVASVTAGYFGEVFDRPFPEPLAGLDEDAEPNTDMWATADESRDDIIGLWHRVWAHADATIETLPIDAPGTVRWWQHTPVTLHLILVHVLAELNRHAGHADIVRELVDGQVGWRRPGDNMAEGDRTWWAAYRERLESTAREFA, encoded by the coding sequence GTGACAAACCTCGACGCCAAGGTGAATCTCCACCGGTACCTGCGGGAGGCGCGCGAGGCGCTGCTCGGGAAGCTCGACGGGCTGTCGGAGTACGACGTACGGCGCCCGCTCGTGCCGACCGGGACGAACCTGCTCGGGCTGGTCAAGCACGTGGCCTCGGTGACCGCCGGGTACTTCGGCGAGGTGTTCGACCGCCCCTTCCCCGAACCCCTCGCCGGCCTGGACGAAGACGCCGAGCCGAACACGGACATGTGGGCCACCGCCGACGAGTCCCGCGACGACATCATCGGCCTGTGGCACCGAGTCTGGGCACACGCGGACGCCACGATCGAGACGCTCCCGATCGACGCGCCCGGCACGGTGCGGTGGTGGCAACACACGCCGGTGACGCTGCACCTCATCCTCGTGCACGTGCTCGCCGAGCTGAACCGGCACGCCGGGCACGCCGACATCGTGCGCGAACTGGTCGACGGCCAGGTCGGCTGGCGGCGGCCCGGCGACAACATGGCCGAGGGAGACAGGACGTGGTGGGCCGCCTACCGCGAAAGGCTGGAATCCACCGCACGCGAGTTCGCCTGA
- a CDS encoding alpha/beta fold hydrolase: MTEEQIVLVGGLWLDASAWTGVASELAEQGRRAVPVTLPGQGDGNTSATLADQVAAVLAVVDAGPGGSVVVGHSAACTLAWLAADARPGRVTKVVLIGGFPSGNGQPYADFFPIVDGVMPFPGWEPFEGADAADLDEPTRQAFAAAAIPVPEGVAKGVVQLTDERRFDVPVVVVCPEFTPAQAREWIAAGDVPELARTKHVDLVDIDSGHWPMITRPAELAMILATV; encoded by the coding sequence ATGACCGAAGAACAGATCGTGCTCGTGGGTGGCCTGTGGCTGGACGCGTCGGCGTGGACCGGCGTCGCGTCCGAGCTGGCGGAACAGGGCCGCCGCGCGGTACCGGTGACCTTGCCGGGCCAGGGCGACGGCAACACCTCGGCGACACTCGCCGACCAGGTGGCCGCAGTGCTCGCCGTCGTGGACGCGGGGCCCGGCGGTTCGGTGGTGGTGGGGCACTCCGCCGCCTGCACCCTGGCCTGGCTGGCAGCCGACGCACGGCCCGGACGGGTGACCAAGGTGGTGCTGATCGGCGGGTTCCCGTCGGGCAACGGGCAGCCGTACGCGGACTTCTTCCCGATCGTCGACGGTGTCATGCCGTTCCCCGGCTGGGAGCCGTTCGAGGGAGCGGACGCGGCGGACCTGGACGAGCCGACGCGGCAGGCGTTCGCGGCGGCGGCGATCCCGGTCCCCGAGGGCGTGGCCAAGGGCGTCGTGCAGCTGACGGACGAGCGGCGGTTCGACGTACCCGTCGTGGTGGTCTGCCCCGAGTTCACGCCGGCCCAGGCACGCGAGTGGATCGCCGCGGGGGATGTGCCCGAACTGGCCCGGACGAAGCACGTCGACCTGGTCGACATCGACTCCGGCCACTGGCCGATGATCACGCGCCCAGCGGAGCTGGCGATGATCCTGGCGACGGTCTGA
- a CDS encoding LLM class flavin-dependent oxidoreductase, which produces MTTLGVVFRPQNPPERLRSVARAADEAGLEELWLWEDCFLESGIATAAAALAWTDRLAVGIGLLPVPLRNVAVLGMEAATLQRLFPDRLLLTLGHGVQDWMGQVGARVDSPLTLLREHVEALRALLAGETVTTSGRYVKLDKVKLDYPPVGATRVYAGATGPKTRALACEVADGILLTAGTPPEEVAAVRPMAKAVTVYVHAATGPDGEARMARELEFWGESNKSDIAAVGGAADIAAVVNRYKDAGADAVILQPTADEPDLEGFARFTAREVRALVS; this is translated from the coding sequence ATGACGACTCTCGGTGTGGTCTTCCGTCCGCAGAACCCACCCGAACGCCTCCGGTCCGTCGCGCGCGCCGCCGACGAGGCCGGTCTCGAGGAGTTGTGGCTCTGGGAGGACTGCTTCCTGGAGAGCGGCATCGCCACCGCGGCCGCCGCCCTCGCCTGGACCGACCGCCTTGCGGTGGGGATCGGCCTGCTGCCGGTGCCGTTGCGTAACGTCGCGGTGCTCGGCATGGAGGCCGCCACGCTGCAACGGCTCTTCCCCGACCGGCTGCTCCTCACCCTCGGCCACGGCGTCCAGGACTGGATGGGCCAGGTCGGCGCGCGGGTCGACTCGCCGCTGACCCTGCTGCGCGAGCACGTCGAGGCGTTGCGGGCACTGCTGGCCGGCGAGACGGTCACGACCTCGGGGCGTTACGTGAAACTCGACAAGGTCAAGCTGGACTACCCGCCGGTGGGCGCGACCCGCGTCTACGCCGGTGCGACCGGGCCCAAGACGCGCGCACTCGCATGCGAGGTCGCCGACGGCATCCTGTTGACGGCTGGCACGCCGCCGGAGGAGGTGGCCGCCGTCAGGCCGATGGCCAAGGCCGTGACGGTATACGTGCACGCGGCGACCGGCCCCGACGGCGAGGCACGCATGGCCCGCGAACTGGAGTTCTGGGGCGAGTCGAACAAGTCCGACATAGCGGCGGTCGGTGGTGCCGCCGACATCGCTGCCGTGGTGAACCGCTACAAGGACGCCGGAGCCGACGCCGTGATCCTGCAACCCACCGCCGACGAACCCGACCTCGAGGGCTTCGCGCGGTTCACCGCACGCGAGGTTCGCGCTCTCGTCTCGTGA
- a CDS encoding helix-turn-helix transcriptional regulator codes for MPTGSSPTARALRALEILQARPGTTADQLASSLGVTERAARRYVGILREAGIPVESARGPYGGYRLGRGTRLPPVVFTEEQALALVMAVLDGQPAAIDADDLVGSALSKVIRALPESIGRQAAALRAHASAAPDRQSTRPDPAIMSALVAAVADRRRVVVTCRSEGGEEWDAEVDPWAVVVRYGRWYLLCHSHRAEAIRTYRVDRIRAARHTPHGFTPPGDLDPVAALEENLGAGWKYPTRVVFDAPQEKVAPWIRPPMGRLEPDGDRCVLVGSTRNPAMYAQEWLATVPFDFVVEAGPELRAAVATVAARFGAAGITRREREPRVR; via the coding sequence GTGCCGACTGGTTCGAGCCCGACCGCCCGGGCCCTGCGCGCGCTCGAGATCCTGCAGGCCCGTCCCGGCACGACCGCCGACCAGCTCGCCTCGTCCCTCGGCGTGACGGAGCGGGCCGCGCGGCGGTACGTCGGCATCCTCCGCGAGGCCGGCATCCCGGTCGAGTCGGCTCGCGGCCCCTACGGTGGCTACCGGCTGGGCCGTGGCACCCGGCTGCCGCCGGTGGTCTTCACTGAGGAGCAGGCCCTCGCCCTGGTCATGGCCGTGCTCGACGGGCAACCGGCCGCGATCGACGCCGACGACCTGGTCGGCTCGGCGCTCAGCAAGGTCATCCGGGCTCTCCCCGAGAGCATCGGACGGCAGGCGGCGGCGCTGCGGGCCCACGCCTCGGCCGCCCCGGACCGGCAGTCGACCCGCCCCGACCCCGCCATCATGAGCGCGCTGGTCGCCGCCGTCGCCGACCGGCGCCGTGTGGTGGTCACCTGTCGGAGTGAAGGCGGCGAGGAGTGGGACGCCGAGGTCGACCCGTGGGCGGTCGTGGTGAGGTACGGGCGCTGGTACCTGCTGTGCCATTCGCACCGGGCGGAAGCGATCCGCACCTACCGGGTCGACCGGATCCGCGCCGCGCGGCATACCCCGCACGGCTTCACACCGCCCGGCGATCTGGATCCGGTCGCCGCGCTAGAGGAGAACCTGGGCGCCGGCTGGAAGTACCCCACCCGGGTGGTGTTCGACGCGCCGCAGGAGAAGGTGGCGCCGTGGATCCGCCCGCCGATGGGCCGCCTCGAACCGGACGGCGACCGGTGCGTCCTGGTCGGCAGCACCCGGAATCCCGCGATGTACGCGCAGGAGTGGCTCGCCACCGTCCCGTTCGATTTCGTCGTGGAAGCAGGCCCCGAACTACGCGCCGCCGTGGCCACGGTCGCGGCCCGCTTCGGCGCGGCAGGCATCACGAGACGAGAGCGCGAACCTCGCGTGCGGTGA
- a CDS encoding NAD(P)/FAD-dependent oxidoreductase has protein sequence MSSAPVHVVVVGAGIVGASVAYHAARAGAAVTLVDAGRPGAGVTADSFAWIGASGVITGPAAGIRATATEEYRRVEAELPGLPVTWSGSLSWRAAGSAPEVGPGQEIVDAATVMTFEPNLRQPPEWAVWAPGDGAVDAVGVTERLVAGARDHGARVCLDAAVAAVRRDAAGRVAGVETAVGPLAGTTVVLAAGVATAALGASLGVRVPVEPSPCPLLRFRAPAGLVRTVVNTQDFDLRQVAADRMIAAADSPEQAFAAVRSTFRGAGDVELLGTRLGVRPMPVDGEPIVGPVADVPGLYLAVMHSAVTLAPAVGRLIAGELVDGIVEPALSGCRLDRF, from the coding sequence GTGTCGAGCGCACCCGTGCACGTGGTCGTCGTCGGAGCCGGCATCGTCGGCGCGTCGGTGGCGTATCACGCCGCCCGGGCGGGCGCTGCCGTGACGTTGGTCGACGCCGGCCGGCCGGGCGCCGGGGTGACGGCGGACTCGTTTGCCTGGATCGGAGCGTCCGGGGTGATTACCGGCCCAGCGGCCGGGATCCGGGCTACCGCGACGGAGGAGTACCGCCGGGTCGAGGCCGAGTTGCCGGGACTTCCGGTGACCTGGTCCGGCTCGCTGAGCTGGCGTGCGGCGGGCAGTGCGCCGGAGGTCGGGCCCGGGCAGGAGATCGTGGACGCGGCCACCGTCATGACGTTCGAGCCCAACCTTCGGCAGCCACCGGAGTGGGCCGTGTGGGCACCCGGTGACGGCGCCGTTGACGCGGTGGGCGTGACCGAGCGGTTGGTCGCAGGCGCCCGCGACCACGGTGCCCGGGTGTGTCTGGACGCCGCGGTCGCCGCGGTCCGGCGGGATGCGGCAGGCCGGGTCGCCGGGGTCGAGACGGCCGTGGGACCCCTCGCCGGTACGACTGTGGTGTTGGCGGCCGGTGTCGCCACGGCCGCGCTGGGCGCGTCGCTCGGCGTGCGTGTCCCGGTCGAGCCGTCGCCGTGCCCGCTCCTCCGGTTCCGTGCGCCGGCCGGTCTGGTCCGTACCGTGGTCAACACCCAGGACTTCGATCTCCGGCAGGTCGCCGCAGACCGGATGATCGCGGCCGCGGACTCGCCCGAACAGGCCTTTGCCGCCGTCAGGTCCACGTTCCGGGGTGCCGGGGACGTCGAGCTGCTCGGCACCCGACTCGGAGTACGCCCGATGCCGGTCGACGGTGAGCCGATCGTCGGTCCGGTCGCCGACGTGCCCGGTCTCTACCTGGCGGTGATGCACTCGGCGGTCACCCTCGCCCCGGCCGTGGGTCGCCTCATCGCGGGGGAGTTGGTGGACGGCATCGTCGAGCCGGCATTGTCCGGTTGCCGTCTCGATCGCTTCTAG
- a CDS encoding TetR/AcrR family transcriptional regulator, with protein MSGAPPTSGASTPRRPRRHDPNRRDRLIDAALTVIAERGVVGTTHREIARVADVPLGSMTYHFASLDEILVAAFTRHATAAAAVFDQRMASAADRDAAIEAVVALVCEDLIGGPQDDLVLAVELYTAAARNQALRTVTQAWMQRSRQALERHFDPTTARELDALIEGLTLHSALSTDPMTPAQVRHAIERYLR; from the coding sequence ATGAGCGGGGCTCCCCCGACCAGTGGGGCGTCGACACCACGCCGACCCCGCCGGCACGACCCGAACCGCCGCGACCGGCTGATCGACGCGGCGCTGACCGTGATCGCCGAGCGCGGCGTGGTCGGCACCACGCATCGGGAGATCGCCCGCGTCGCGGACGTGCCGTTGGGGTCGATGACCTACCACTTCGCCAGCCTCGACGAGATCCTCGTGGCGGCGTTCACCCGGCACGCCACCGCAGCCGCCGCCGTGTTCGACCAGCGGATGGCATCCGCCGCCGACCGCGACGCCGCGATCGAGGCGGTGGTCGCGTTGGTGTGCGAGGACCTGATCGGCGGGCCCCAGGACGACCTCGTGCTGGCCGTGGAGCTGTACACGGCGGCGGCACGCAACCAGGCGCTGCGCACCGTCACGCAGGCCTGGATGCAGCGCAGCCGCCAGGCCCTGGAGCGTCACTTCGACCCGACCACCGCCCGGGAACTCGACGCCCTGATCGAAGGCCTGACCCTGCACAGCGCGCTGTCGACCGACCCCATGACGCCGGCGCAGGTCCGCCACGCCATCGAGCGGTACCTGCGCTGA
- a CDS encoding TMEM165/GDT1 family protein, giving the protein MEGFLVALAVSFGVIFVAELGDKSQLMALTFATRFKTVPVLIGITVATAVVHLVSVAIGYGLGATLPTGWIALVAGVAFLGFGAWTLRGDTLTEEEKRKAERSTKSAVFAVGVAFFLAELGDKTMLATITLATQYGWFGTWIGSTVGMVAADALAIVVGRMLGRRLPEKTIKYGAAILFAICGLWLILDGVNQLT; this is encoded by the coding sequence ATGGAGGGCTTTCTCGTCGCGCTGGCGGTGAGTTTCGGCGTGATCTTCGTCGCCGAGCTGGGGGACAAGTCCCAGCTCATGGCGCTGACCTTCGCCACGAGGTTCAAGACGGTCCCGGTGCTGATCGGGATCACCGTCGCCACCGCCGTGGTCCACCTGGTCTCGGTCGCCATCGGCTACGGACTCGGCGCGACCCTGCCGACCGGGTGGATCGCGCTCGTCGCCGGTGTGGCCTTCCTCGGGTTCGGCGCGTGGACGCTGCGCGGGGACACCCTGACCGAGGAGGAGAAGCGCAAGGCCGAGCGGAGCACCAAGTCGGCGGTCTTCGCCGTGGGCGTGGCGTTCTTCCTCGCCGAGCTGGGCGACAAGACCATGCTCGCCACCATCACCCTGGCCACCCAGTACGGCTGGTTCGGCACCTGGATCGGCTCGACCGTCGGCATGGTGGCGGCCGATGCCCTCGCCATCGTGGTCGGCCGGATGCTCGGCCGTAGGCTGCCGGAGAAGACCATCAAGTACGGCGCCGCGATCCTCTTCGCGATCTGCGGCCTCTGGCTGATCCTCGACGGGGTCAACCAGCTCACCTGA
- a CDS encoding NACHT domain-containing protein: protein MGAIAKPATDKLKRKEGVVAVLHKLGMAPDAPPPDFAGVYTYTVVEYCYGKPEPVLRLFQNQYVREAFERSFVTGDPAHLDREVTEILQWNEETGALGRLDYNLAREVTGFSIIFNRLVDRTRTAAETRMERGVSDIQESLAGLIKRIDRMNTREEILRQEGGAITSIQQLANELREWFAAVEYRILREVESGSAEFVWLVRVPARRGYDTAVVLGKSGELSAPDVTRAAELVTAHHASEGWVVVPQRISKAARAVDEQLDQVYCYTLDELIDESADFEPYLEWLEREVRDRGIDERFVTPSCVKDEPDRRTGRIAAQSVYPWSEGGLGSYVRSWLDDDAKEHLSILGEFGMGKSWFSLHFAWTVAQEWRAAKASGRKRPRLPLVIPLRDYAKAVSLESLFSEFFFRKHEILPGGYGVFEALNRMGRLLLIFDGFDEMAARVDRQAMINNFWELARAVVPGSKVLLTCRTEHFPEAREGRDVLSARLAASTQALTGEPPQFEVVELQPFDNDQVEELLDKLTTGPAKEAILQNPDLVDLIRRPVMAELVLSALPAIERGAKVDISRVYLYAVQHKIDADIRAERTFTSLADKVYFLCELSAYMLKESILSINYRAIPDHIRACFGPAVQEQRDLDHWHYDMLGQTMLVRNSEGDYSPAHRSLLEFFAAYRMAAKLGVMNEDFMALIGSVRPAGEPRFTWSELPSISADERAAAAGWRAESLQQLAESAVSVDTPAVFDLMSPMLTTNPLESLVEYLRCTAELSDSHASLLGANLIEIIARIDLNTLRGRQLDGVDLRSAQLDRFDAGMSLAGCSLRGARFEDADLEDVELAGADLTGARFAAADYLGFERSAVHALGSRGDLPVVCLTRDDRIYVWTLSGDPELIFRVPDKVDDAVMFDDGKMLVVYRDDTTASRLAGALHDPATGKVSPHPVRGVAGDGWQVGEKHYLLELHQRENGELLTLRDIDADTVTAEILLEPADVRFEVNGFGRVFGFNVLSVGQDDILSTSEVEVFELTIGAGGDLRYEPHRTLRVPTVDDDNMQLYGESGVGVMSVDDDGLRLMLLDVDTSSARLIDFLDPSVKPSDRLLDYPARSQRAFKLSRDGSIAAVPFAGGVRVFRVDEPARPILEIDPDRHVTSFTITDRGVLVVADAYGGLSAYDLATCTEVATANLSTKVRGAIFREATGLQPAVRDLLARNGAIVE, encoded by the coding sequence TTGGGCGCCATCGCCAAGCCTGCGACCGACAAGCTGAAGCGCAAGGAGGGCGTGGTCGCGGTCCTGCACAAGCTGGGCATGGCGCCGGATGCGCCACCGCCTGACTTCGCGGGCGTCTACACGTACACGGTGGTCGAGTACTGCTACGGCAAGCCGGAACCGGTGCTCCGGCTTTTCCAGAACCAGTACGTGCGCGAGGCGTTCGAGCGGTCCTTCGTGACTGGCGACCCGGCCCACCTCGACCGCGAGGTGACCGAAATTCTCCAGTGGAATGAGGAAACCGGCGCGCTCGGCCGTCTTGACTACAATTTGGCCCGGGAGGTCACCGGCTTCTCGATCATCTTCAACCGGCTGGTCGACCGCACCCGCACCGCCGCCGAGACCAGGATGGAGCGCGGCGTCAGCGACATCCAGGAGTCCCTCGCCGGGCTGATCAAGCGAATTGACCGGATGAACACCCGCGAGGAGATCCTGCGGCAGGAGGGTGGGGCGATCACCTCGATCCAGCAACTGGCCAACGAGTTGCGCGAGTGGTTCGCCGCTGTGGAATACCGCATTCTGCGGGAGGTCGAGTCCGGTTCGGCGGAGTTCGTCTGGCTGGTGCGGGTGCCGGCCCGCCGCGGGTATGACACTGCGGTTGTCCTCGGTAAGAGTGGGGAGCTCAGCGCCCCGGATGTCACCCGCGCCGCCGAGCTGGTGACGGCCCACCACGCCTCCGAGGGCTGGGTGGTTGTGCCGCAACGGATCAGCAAGGCCGCCCGTGCCGTCGATGAGCAGCTCGACCAGGTCTACTGCTATACGCTCGACGAGCTGATCGACGAGAGTGCCGACTTCGAGCCGTACCTGGAATGGCTCGAGCGCGAGGTTCGCGACCGCGGGATCGACGAGCGGTTCGTGACGCCGTCCTGCGTGAAGGACGAGCCCGACCGACGCACCGGCCGGATCGCCGCACAGAGCGTCTACCCGTGGAGCGAGGGCGGGCTCGGCAGTTATGTGCGTTCTTGGCTGGACGACGACGCCAAGGAGCACCTGTCGATCCTCGGCGAGTTCGGCATGGGCAAGAGCTGGTTCAGCCTCCACTTCGCCTGGACTGTCGCGCAGGAGTGGCGGGCGGCCAAGGCCTCCGGCCGCAAACGCCCTCGCCTGCCGCTGGTGATCCCGCTGCGCGACTACGCGAAGGCGGTCAGCCTTGAGTCGCTGTTCAGTGAGTTCTTCTTCCGCAAGCACGAGATCCTGCCCGGCGGCTACGGCGTCTTCGAGGCGCTGAACCGGATGGGCCGACTGCTGCTGATCTTCGACGGCTTCGACGAGATGGCCGCGCGGGTCGATCGCCAGGCAATGATCAACAACTTTTGGGAGCTGGCCCGGGCCGTCGTTCCCGGTTCGAAGGTGTTGCTCACCTGCCGCACCGAGCACTTTCCAGAGGCACGCGAGGGCCGCGATGTGCTCAGCGCCCGGTTGGCCGCCTCGACTCAGGCGCTGACCGGCGAGCCGCCGCAGTTCGAGGTGGTCGAACTTCAGCCGTTCGACAACGACCAGGTCGAGGAGCTGCTCGACAAGCTGACGACCGGTCCGGCGAAGGAGGCGATCCTACAGAATCCGGACCTGGTCGACCTCATACGGCGCCCCGTCATGGCTGAACTCGTGCTTTCCGCGCTGCCGGCCATCGAGCGCGGCGCGAAGGTCGACATCTCTCGCGTCTACCTGTACGCCGTGCAGCACAAGATCGATGCCGACATTCGGGCCGAGCGTACGTTCACGTCGCTGGCCGACAAAGTCTACTTCCTGTGCGAGTTGTCCGCGTACATGCTCAAGGAGTCGATCCTCAGCATCAACTACCGTGCGATTCCCGACCACATCCGCGCGTGCTTTGGCCCCGCTGTACAGGAACAGCGCGACCTCGACCACTGGCACTACGACATGCTCGGGCAGACCATGCTGGTCCGGAACTCGGAGGGCGACTACTCCCCGGCCCATCGCTCCCTGCTTGAGTTCTTCGCCGCCTACCGGATGGCGGCCAAGCTCGGCGTCATGAACGAGGACTTCATGGCCCTGATCGGGTCGGTACGGCCTGCGGGCGAGCCGAGGTTCACATGGTCAGAGCTGCCGTCCATCTCGGCTGACGAGCGCGCCGCTGCGGCCGGATGGCGCGCGGAGAGCCTCCAACAGCTCGCCGAGTCCGCTGTCAGTGTCGACACACCCGCCGTCTTCGACCTGATGAGCCCGATGCTGACCACGAACCCGCTTGAGTCGCTGGTCGAGTACCTGCGGTGCACCGCGGAACTGTCCGACAGCCACGCGAGCCTGCTGGGCGCGAACCTCATCGAAATCATTGCCCGGATCGACCTGAACACGCTGCGCGGCCGACAGCTCGACGGCGTCGACTTGCGGTCCGCACAGCTGGACAGGTTTGACGCGGGGATGAGCCTGGCCGGCTGTTCGCTGCGCGGAGCCAGGTTCGAGGACGCCGACCTGGAGGACGTGGAGCTAGCTGGCGCAGATCTGACCGGCGCCCGTTTTGCCGCCGCCGACTACCTCGGCTTCGAGCGCAGCGCCGTGCATGCCCTCGGCAGCCGCGGCGACCTGCCGGTCGTCTGCCTTACCCGGGACGACCGGATCTACGTGTGGACGCTGTCAGGGGATCCCGAGCTGATCTTTAGAGTGCCGGACAAGGTGGACGACGCCGTGATGTTCGACGACGGCAAGATGCTCGTCGTTTACCGGGACGACACGACGGCGTCACGGCTCGCCGGAGCCCTACACGATCCGGCGACCGGCAAGGTCTCGCCCCACCCTGTCCGCGGGGTCGCCGGCGACGGGTGGCAGGTCGGCGAGAAGCACTATCTGCTGGAGCTGCACCAGCGCGAGAACGGCGAGTTGCTTACCCTGCGCGACATCGACGCCGACACGGTGACCGCCGAGATCCTACTTGAACCGGCCGATGTGCGCTTTGAGGTGAATGGGTTCGGCCGGGTGTTCGGCTTCAACGTGCTGAGCGTCGGGCAGGACGACATCCTTTCGACATCCGAGGTCGAAGTCTTCGAGCTGACCATCGGCGCAGGCGGAGACCTCCGCTACGAACCGCACCGCACCCTGCGGGTCCCCACGGTCGACGATGACAACATGCAGCTGTACGGCGAGAGCGGCGTGGGCGTGATGTCAGTCGACGACGATGGCCTGCGCCTGATGTTGCTCGACGTCGACACGAGCAGCGCGCGCCTGATCGACTTCTTGGACCCGTCCGTGAAGCCCTCCGACCGGCTCCTCGACTACCCGGCCCGGAGCCAGCGCGCGTTCAAACTGAGCCGGGACGGCAGCATCGCCGCCGTCCCGTTCGCCGGCGGCGTTCGCGTGTTCCGCGTCGACGAGCCTGCCCGTCCGATCCTGGAGATCGACCCCGACCGCCATGTCACGAGCTTCACCATCACTGACCGGGGCGTTCTCGTCGTCGCCGACGCCTATGGCGGCCTCAGTGCCTATGACTTGGCTACCTGCACTGAAGTCGCCACGGCGAACCTGAGCACCAAGGTCCGTGGTGCGATCTTCCGGGAAGCCACAGGCCTGCAGCCGGCCGTCCGCGACCTCCTCGCCCGCAACGGCGCGATCGTCGAATAG